The Nostoc commune NIES-4072 genome includes a window with the following:
- a CDS encoding sensor histidine kinase, producing MSQRELRNKINISALVHDVSNAVVNESIVLKQMIDGEYGSNLQEIKTILISLWQTNNRVIQLIDMYRNHQSRDRLIGLNPSLIHEFDFGDLLNNLYQEYMPKAINRGLKLHYKTCTKYVHGTRVKGDATHLYRMCSNLLKNALSYTKTGDIFLRLLNQGDDLVVLIEDTGIGIGSEDLANIFLPFYRGTISSPGSGLGLYIAMMVAYSHGLKLSVDSVVGKGTIFTIKFPYQVNNFYGVDATIPKKPKLTHALPGRH from the coding sequence ATGTCCCAAAGAGAATTAAGAAATAAAATTAATATTTCTGCCTTGGTACATGACGTATCCAATGCAGTGGTTAATGAATCAATTGTTTTGAAGCAAATGATAGATGGAGAGTACGGAAGCAATCTCCAAGAGATAAAAACAATCCTAATATCCTTATGGCAGACTAATAACAGAGTGATTCAACTGATAGACATGTATCGAAATCATCAATCAAGAGATAGACTTATTGGTTTAAATCCATCCTTGATTCATGAATTTGATTTTGGCGACTTATTGAATAATTTATATCAAGAGTATATGCCAAAAGCTATTAATCGGGGTTTAAAATTGCACTACAAGACTTGTACAAAATATGTACATGGAACTAGGGTGAAAGGAGATGCAACACATCTTTACAGAATGTGTTCAAATCTACTTAAAAACGCCCTCTCATATACAAAGACAGGTGATATATTCTTGCGATTGTTGAACCAGGGTGATGACTTGGTAGTTTTAATTGAAGACACGGGCATTGGTATTGGATCAGAGGATTTGGCGAATATCTTTCTACCTTTTTATCGTGGGACTATTTCTTCACCTGGCTCCGGGTTAGGATTGTATATTGCAATGATGGTAGCTTATTCTCATGGGCTGAAACTGTCTGTAGATTCTGTTGTTGGTAAGGGGACGATATTTACAATAAAATTTCCCTATCAAGTAAACAATTTTTATGGGGTAGATGCTACAATCCCGAAAAAGCCGAAATTGACTCATGCGCTACCTGGACGACACTAA
- a CDS encoding DUF6753 family protein: protein MRTSEILQGYSEAEQQRIVETAQQLGLAEDDPMFQVMATLGRYEETMISLQARMEAMIEAWVLTVEEKVANTSKTAQSMNNTVVSNAVRDVLTEQIPKLIQASTSSASSTSSPPKEMRLSTGNSRMHFWSICALVGGVTAAGAMLASFTTWNVMTNLGQNQSVILSNNDLKILQWVKSSEGKQTYKLFVENQQTLAACQEENRLKGYCLIQMQKNKK from the coding sequence GTGAGAACATCAGAAATATTGCAGGGTTATTCTGAAGCCGAACAACAGAGGATCGTTGAAACAGCGCAGCAACTGGGGTTAGCAGAAGATGACCCGATGTTTCAAGTCATGGCAACGCTTGGCAGATATGAAGAGACAATGATTTCACTGCAAGCACGAATGGAGGCAATGATTGAAGCTTGGGTACTAACAGTCGAAGAGAAAGTGGCGAATACTTCTAAAACAGCCCAATCAATGAACAACACTGTAGTCAGTAATGCTGTGCGTGATGTCTTAACTGAACAAATACCGAAGCTGATACAAGCATCAACATCATCTGCATCCTCGACATCATCGCCACCAAAAGAGATGCGATTATCTACAGGAAATTCTCGGATGCATTTTTGGTCTATCTGCGCTCTGGTAGGAGGAGTGACAGCAGCCGGTGCGATGCTTGCTTCATTTACGACTTGGAACGTGATGACTAACTTGGGCCAAAATCAATCAGTCATCTTGTCAAACAACGACCTGAAGATTTTACAATGGGTAAAATCTAGCGAAGGTAAGCAAACTTATAAGCTCTTTGTTGAGAATCAACAAACTCTGGCTGCTTGTCAAGAAGAAAATCGCTTGAAAGGATATTGCTTGATTCAAATGCAAAAGAACAAGAAATAA
- a CDS encoding response regulator, translated as MTIRIVVIEDQELCRLGIRTAIAQESDMELCGEASCGLEGLELVQSTNPDIVLLDIGLPDINGLEIATRIKKHTLSKVIILSAYSSQNVINEAFACGADSYFLKTTKIESIKNAIRSIYRNEEYLDQAIIKRFLELNHRQSTKIKGKKYNELPTTQEIEILKLIASGCSNKEIANQLFISISTVKSHTGNLFLKLGARDRVNAILKAQSFGYLEPSPQDWRAIG; from the coding sequence ATGACAATTCGGATAGTAGTAATTGAAGACCAAGAACTGTGTAGACTTGGCATTAGAACGGCGATCGCACAAGAATCAGACATGGAACTGTGCGGTGAGGCTAGCTGTGGATTGGAGGGATTAGAGTTAGTCCAGTCAACAAATCCTGATATTGTCTTACTTGATATTGGGCTACCAGATATCAACGGACTGGAAATTGCAACCAGGATTAAGAAGCACACTCTATCCAAAGTTATTATCCTCAGCGCTTATTCTAGTCAAAATGTGATTAACGAAGCTTTTGCCTGTGGTGCTGATTCATATTTCTTAAAGACAACCAAGATCGAGTCGATTAAAAACGCTATCCGTAGTATCTATCGAAACGAAGAATATCTTGACCAAGCGATTATCAAGAGATTTCTGGAATTGAACCATCGTCAGAGTACAAAAATTAAAGGCAAAAAGTACAACGAGTTACCTACAACTCAAGAAATTGAAATTCTCAAATTAATTGCTAGTGGCTGCTCCAATAAGGAAATCGCTAATCAACTATTTATCAGTATTAGCACAGTCAAATCCCACACTGGCAACCTTTTTCTCAAGTTGGGAGCTAGGGATCGGGTCAATGCCATTCTTAAAGCTCAAAGTTTTGGCTACCTAGAACCTTCGCCGCAAGACTGGAGAGCTATTGGGTAG